In a single window of the Nocardioides massiliensis genome:
- the rplJ gene encoding 50S ribosomal protein L10, whose amino-acid sequence MARPDKAAGVAEIVDSFTESAGAVLTEYRGLTVKQLQELRRALGENASYAVVKNTLTKIAAEQAGVDGVDDLLVGPTAIAFINGDVVEAAKGLRDFAKANPSLVIKGGFLEGKTLDAAEIAKLADLESREVLLAKLAGGMLASLSQAVYLLNAPLAQAARLAGALQAKAEQDPSILAGGAGEPAAAAPAEETAPAETTDETPAAEASDDAPAEESTEA is encoded by the coding sequence ATGGCGCGGCCAGACAAGGCAGCAGGCGTCGCGGAGATCGTGGACTCGTTCACGGAATCCGCCGGTGCCGTGCTGACCGAGTACCGCGGTCTCACCGTCAAGCAGCTGCAGGAACTGCGGCGAGCTCTCGGCGAGAACGCCTCCTACGCCGTGGTCAAGAACACGCTCACCAAGATCGCCGCCGAGCAGGCGGGCGTCGACGGTGTCGACGACCTGCTGGTCGGCCCGACCGCCATCGCCTTCATCAACGGCGATGTCGTCGAGGCGGCCAAGGGTCTGCGTGACTTTGCCAAGGCCAACCCCTCCCTCGTCATCAAGGGCGGCTTCCTCGAGGGGAAGACGCTCGACGCAGCGGAGATCGCGAAGCTGGCCGACCTCGAGTCGCGTGAGGTCCTCCTCGCGAAGCTCGCGGGTGGGATGCTCGCTTCGCTCAGCCAGGCCGTCTACCTGCTCAACGCCCCGCTCGCACAGGCTGCCCGGCTCGCCGGCGCCCTGCAGGCGAAGGCAGAGCAGGACCCCTCGATCCTCGCCGGCGGTGCCGGAGAGCCGGCTGCTGCGGCACCGGCCGAGGAGACCGCTCCCGCGGAGACGACCGACGAGACCCCTGCAGCGGAGGCGTCCGACGACGCACCCGCCGAGGAGTCGACCGAGGCCTGA
- the rplL gene encoding 50S ribosomal protein L7/L12 produces MAKLTTDELLDAFKEMTLLELSEFVKQFEDAFGVTAAAPVAVAAAPAAGGGGDAAEAAEQDEFDVVLEAAGDKKINVIKEVRALTSLGLKEAKELVESAPKAILEKVAKDAAEKAKEALEGAGATVTLK; encoded by the coding sequence ATGGCGAAGCTCACCACCGACGAGCTGCTCGACGCGTTCAAGGAGATGACCCTCCTGGAGCTGAGCGAGTTCGTGAAGCAGTTCGAGGACGCCTTCGGCGTCACCGCCGCTGCCCCCGTTGCAGTTGCCGCGGCTCCGGCCGCCGGTGGCGGCGGCGACGCGGCCGAGGCCGCCGAGCAGGACGAGTTCGACGTCGTCCTCGAGGCTGCCGGCGACAAGAAGATCAACGTCATCAAGGAGGTGCGCGCCCTCACCAGCCTCGGCCTGAAGGAGGCCAAGGAGCTGGTCGAGAGCGCCCCCAAGGCGATCCTCGAGAAGGTTGCGAAGGACGCTGCGGAGAAGGCCAAGGAGGCCCTCGAGGGCGCCGGGGCCACCGTCACCCTCAAGTGA
- a CDS encoding ABC transporter ATP-binding protein: MGVEIKVEHLTKSFGRQLIWKDVSLTIPAGEVSVMLGPSGTGKSVFLKALIGLLKPDEGSIVIEGLDIASCSEKDLYEIRKLFGVLFQDGAMFGSMNLYDNVAFPLREHTKKSESDIRGIVMEKMELVGLIGAEDKLPGEISGGMRKRAGLARALVLDPEILLIDEPDSGLDPVRTSFINQLFIDLNAQIDATFLIVTHDVNTARTVPDNIGLLYHKHLAMFGPREMLLSSEEPVVRQFLNAQTVGPIGMSEEKDADELEAERDLEMPPLPPIPLQLEPSSGIRRRSQREPGEWCRANGVTPPPGSFQANMSLAPGA, translated from the coding sequence GTGGGCGTGGAGATCAAGGTCGAGCACCTCACCAAGAGCTTCGGCAGGCAGCTGATCTGGAAGGACGTGTCCCTCACGATCCCGGCCGGCGAGGTGTCGGTCATGCTCGGCCCCTCGGGCACCGGCAAGTCGGTCTTCCTCAAGGCGCTCATCGGACTGCTGAAGCCCGACGAGGGCTCCATCGTGATCGAGGGTCTCGACATCGCCTCCTGCTCGGAGAAGGACCTCTACGAGATCCGCAAGCTCTTCGGCGTGCTGTTCCAGGACGGCGCGATGTTCGGATCCATGAACCTCTACGACAACGTCGCGTTCCCGTTGCGCGAGCACACCAAGAAGTCCGAGTCCGACATCCGCGGCATCGTGATGGAGAAGATGGAGCTCGTCGGCCTCATCGGCGCCGAGGACAAGCTCCCGGGCGAGATCTCCGGCGGCATGCGCAAGCGGGCCGGACTCGCGCGCGCACTCGTGCTCGACCCCGAGATCCTGCTCATCGACGAGCCCGACTCCGGCCTCGACCCGGTCCGCACGTCGTTCATCAACCAGCTCTTCATCGACCTCAACGCCCAGATCGACGCGACCTTCCTCATCGTGACCCACGACGTCAACACCGCGCGCACGGTCCCCGACAACATCGGGCTGCTCTACCACAAGCACCTGGCGATGTTCGGGCCGCGCGAGATGCTGCTCAGCTCTGAAGAGCCGGTCGTCCGGCAGTTCCTCAATGCCCAGACCGTCGGTCCGATCGGGATGAGCGAGGAGAAGGACGCCGACGAGCTCGAGGCCGAGCGCGACCTCGAGATGCCGCCGCTCCCGCCGATTCCGCTGCAGCTGGAGCCGTCCAGCGGCATCCGCCGTCGCTCGCAGCGCGAGCCCGGTGAGTGGTGCCGTGCCAACGGCGTGACGCCACCCCCTGGATCCTTCCAGGCCAACATGTCCCTCGCGCCCGGCGCCTGA
- a CDS encoding MlaE family ABC transporter permease, whose translation MATLTASRALAPLGTAGSLFAFALDVLRNLFRRPFQLREFLQQAWFIASVTIVPTALVAIPFGAVIALQVGGLIQQFGAQSFTGSASVLAVVRNAGPIATALLVAGAGGSAIAADLGARKIREELDAMMVLGIDPIQRLVVPRVLACMLVAVFLNGLVSVVGVIGGYFFNVILQEGTPGAYLASFTALAQLSDVWQGLAKALVFGMIAAIVACYKGMNAKGGPKGVGDAVNESVVITFLLLFVVNFVMSAIYLQLVPPKTG comes from the coding sequence ATGGCCACACTCACGGCGAGCCGCGCGCTCGCCCCGCTCGGGACCGCCGGGTCGTTGTTCGCCTTCGCGCTCGACGTCCTGCGCAACCTGTTCCGGCGACCCTTCCAGCTGCGGGAGTTCCTCCAGCAGGCCTGGTTCATCGCCTCGGTCACGATCGTGCCCACGGCCCTGGTCGCGATCCCGTTCGGTGCGGTGATCGCGCTCCAGGTAGGTGGTCTGATCCAGCAGTTCGGGGCCCAGTCGTTCACGGGATCGGCGTCGGTGCTCGCGGTGGTCCGCAACGCCGGGCCGATCGCGACCGCACTGCTGGTCGCCGGTGCCGGGGGGTCGGCGATCGCCGCCGACCTGGGTGCGCGCAAGATCCGCGAAGAGCTCGACGCGATGATGGTGCTCGGCATCGACCCGATCCAGCGGCTGGTGGTGCCGCGGGTGCTGGCCTGCATGCTGGTCGCGGTGTTCCTCAACGGCCTGGTGAGCGTCGTAGGCGTCATCGGTGGCTACTTCTTCAACGTGATCCTGCAGGAGGGCACACCCGGCGCCTACCTCGCCTCGTTCACCGCGCTCGCCCAGCTCTCCGACGTCTGGCAGGGACTCGCGAAGGCGCTGGTGTTCGGCATGATCGCGGCGATCGTGGCGTGCTACAAGGGCATGAACGCCAAGGGTGGCCCCAAGGGGGTCGGTGACGCGGTCAACGAGTCGGTCGTGATCACCTTCCTGCTGTTGTTCGTCGTCAACTTCGTGATGAGCGCGATCTACCTGCAGCTCGTCCCACCGAAGACAGGATGA
- a CDS encoding MlaE family ABC transporter permease, with translation MADLGSTLRGVTQRPLALLDRLGDQLWFYIRALAWTPRALVRYKKEVLRLLAEVTLGSGALAVIGGTIGVIVGLTFFTGTEVGLQGYAALDQIGTAAFAGFVSAYFNTREIAPLVAGIGLAATVGCGFTAQLGAMRISEEVDALEVMAVPSMPFLVTTRIIAGLIAIVPLYVVGLLSSYFATRLTVTQFYGQSAGTFDHYFNQFLPPGDVLWSLAKVLVFAVVIILIHCYYGYYASGGPAGVGVAVGRAVRTSIVAVNVIDLFLSMAIWGTTTTVRLAG, from the coding sequence ATGGCAGACCTCGGTTCCACCCTGCGGGGCGTGACGCAGCGTCCGCTCGCCCTGCTCGACCGTCTCGGCGACCAGCTGTGGTTCTACATCCGCGCGCTGGCGTGGACGCCGCGCGCCCTGGTGCGCTACAAGAAGGAGGTCCTGCGGCTGCTGGCCGAGGTGACCCTCGGCTCGGGGGCGTTGGCCGTCATCGGTGGCACCATCGGCGTCATCGTCGGCCTGACCTTCTTCACCGGCACCGAGGTGGGTCTGCAGGGGTACGCCGCCCTCGACCAGATCGGCACCGCCGCGTTCGCCGGCTTCGTCTCGGCCTACTTCAACACCCGCGAGATCGCGCCGCTCGTGGCCGGCATCGGTCTGGCCGCGACCGTCGGGTGCGGCTTCACCGCCCAGCTCGGCGCCATGCGGATCTCGGAGGAGGTCGACGCGCTCGAGGTGATGGCCGTGCCGTCGATGCCGTTCCTCGTGACCACCCGCATCATCGCCGGTCTGATCGCGATCGTCCCGCTCTACGTCGTCGGCCTGCTGTCGTCGTACTTCGCCACGCGCCTGACGGTGACCCAGTTCTATGGCCAAAGTGCCGGCACGTTCGACCACTACTTCAACCAGTTCCTGCCACCAGGGGACGTGCTCTGGTCCCTGGCGAAGGTGCTGGTGTTCGCGGTCGTCATCATCCTCATCCACTGCTACTACGGCTACTACGCCAGCGGCGGTCCCGCCGGCGTCGGCGTGGCGGTGGGCCGTGCGGTGCGGACCTCGATCGTCGCGGTCAACGTGATCGACCTGTTCTTGTCGATGGCGATCTGGGGCACCACCACGACCGTGAGACTGGCGGGCTGA
- a CDS encoding MCE family protein, protein MKSTLAKRALGLVSIALILGFVWTTYAVFSKTFVSYDEITLRSSKLGLQLPTRADVKFRGVIVGEVREISSTGNGAELVLGLYPAQRDQVPADVTARILPKTLFGEKYVALDAPSGVVTTAIEPGAVIEQAEVAIEVEQVLSDLYPLLETLQPQLLNRALTAISTALEGRGDQLGENLEVLDSYLARFNPQIPTLVDDLRQLSQVSQVYGEVLPDIARTLRNAVTTGATFQEKEQRITALFSEVTAFSGTTRDFVEANGQNIIRLADQGQQILPVFAKQAPIYPCFLEAMAKIAPRQAEAFRGHTLHINLELLPAQPRGYSTADLPRYAEDRAPDSILGDCRRAMNDTWGQDNLPPQRLVPELADGVDSPTGKGVSPNRVAPEGLDVPGIDLSSGYAGSRAEQEVVGTVLGPVLGRSYDEVPAIASLLFAPLARGTEVSLR, encoded by the coding sequence ATGAAGTCGACCCTCGCCAAGCGCGCACTGGGGCTGGTGTCCATCGCCCTCATCCTCGGGTTCGTGTGGACGACGTACGCCGTGTTCTCCAAGACGTTCGTCTCCTACGACGAGATCACGCTGCGCTCCTCGAAGCTCGGACTGCAGCTGCCCACCCGCGCCGACGTGAAGTTCCGCGGCGTGATCGTGGGCGAGGTGCGGGAGATCTCCAGCACCGGCAACGGGGCCGAGCTGGTGCTCGGGCTCTACCCCGCGCAGCGCGACCAGGTCCCGGCCGACGTGACCGCGCGGATCCTGCCCAAGACCCTGTTCGGCGAGAAGTACGTCGCCCTCGACGCACCCAGCGGCGTGGTCACGACCGCGATCGAACCCGGTGCGGTCATCGAGCAGGCGGAGGTGGCCATCGAGGTCGAGCAGGTGCTCTCCGACCTCTACCCGCTCCTGGAGACGCTCCAGCCCCAGCTGCTCAACCGGGCGCTGACTGCCATCTCGACCGCCCTCGAGGGCCGCGGCGACCAGCTCGGCGAGAACCTCGAGGTCCTCGACTCCTACCTCGCGCGGTTCAACCCCCAGATCCCGACTTTGGTCGACGACCTGCGCCAGCTGTCGCAGGTGTCCCAGGTCTACGGCGAGGTGCTCCCGGACATCGCGCGCACCCTGCGCAATGCCGTCACCACCGGCGCGACGTTCCAGGAGAAGGAGCAGCGGATCACCGCGTTGTTCAGCGAGGTCACCGCCTTCTCCGGCACGACCCGCGACTTCGTCGAGGCCAACGGGCAGAACATCATCCGCCTCGCCGACCAGGGCCAGCAGATCCTTCCGGTCTTCGCCAAGCAGGCGCCGATCTACCCGTGCTTCCTCGAGGCGATGGCCAAGATCGCTCCGCGCCAGGCCGAGGCCTTCCGCGGACACACGCTGCACATCAACCTCGAGCTGCTGCCCGCCCAGCCGCGTGGCTACTCGACCGCCGACCTGCCGCGCTACGCCGAGGACCGGGCTCCGGACAGCATCCTCGGCGACTGCCGCCGGGCGATGAACGACACCTGGGGCCAGGACAATCTCCCGCCGCAGCGGCTCGTGCCCGAGCTCGCCGACGGCGTGGACAGCCCGACCGGCAAGGGCGTGTCGCCCAACCGGGTCGCTCCTGAGGGACTCGACGTCCCCGGCATCGACCTCAGCTCGGGCTACGCGGGCAGCCGCGCCGAGCAGGAGGTCGTCGGCACGGTCCTCGGCCCGGTGCTGGGTCGCTCCTACGACGAGGTGCCCGCGATCGCCAGCCTGCTGTTCGCGCCGCTCGCCCGCGGGACGGAGGTGAGCCTGCGATGA
- a CDS encoding MCE family protein, whose translation MRRPTLDAATVGASVKLAIFLVVTTLATGMLVVVVGNLSFGDSRRMQAVFSDATGVVAGDDVRIAGVKVGSVRDVEIVERDRALVSFDVDVDAPVTESTEATIRFRNLVGQRYIALTRGTGASTPLEEGATIPIDRTAPALDLSVLFNGFRPLFEALTPEDINKLSFEIISVFQGESGTLESLLDRTASVTSTLADRDEVIGDLLVNLNEVMETIGDRDDELSSLIVRLREFIGGLAQDREAILGPLDSISELAVETSGLIGGIREPFVKDIKELRKVAGTLDRNRAEIDRATQILPIKLRKIGRTAIYGSWFNFYLCNFEATVRLPKPVGTVSLLDYSVGTGRCDLP comes from the coding sequence ATGAGGCGTCCCACCCTCGACGCGGCGACCGTCGGGGCCAGCGTCAAGCTCGCGATCTTCCTGGTCGTGACGACCCTGGCGACCGGCATGCTCGTCGTCGTCGTCGGCAACCTGAGCTTCGGCGACAGCCGCCGGATGCAGGCGGTGTTCAGCGACGCCACCGGCGTGGTCGCCGGCGACGACGTCCGCATCGCCGGCGTGAAGGTCGGCAGCGTGCGCGACGTCGAGATCGTCGAACGGGATCGTGCGCTGGTGAGCTTCGACGTCGACGTGGATGCGCCGGTCACCGAGAGCACCGAGGCCACCATCCGGTTCCGCAACCTCGTCGGTCAGCGCTACATCGCCCTCACCCGCGGCACCGGCGCCAGCACCCCGCTCGAGGAGGGCGCGACCATCCCGATCGACCGGACCGCGCCCGCGCTCGACCTGTCGGTGCTGTTCAACGGGTTCCGACCGTTGTTCGAGGCGCTGACGCCCGAGGACATCAACAAGCTCTCCTTCGAGATCATCTCGGTCTTCCAGGGCGAGTCCGGCACCCTGGAGAGCCTGCTCGACCGCACCGCGTCGGTGACCAGCACGCTGGCCGACCGCGACGAGGTGATCGGTGACCTGCTGGTCAACCTCAACGAGGTGATGGAGACCATCGGCGACCGCGACGACGAGCTCTCCTCGCTGATCGTGCGGCTGCGCGAGTTCATCGGCGGTCTCGCCCAGGACCGCGAGGCCATCCTCGGCCCGCTCGACAGCATCTCCGAGCTCGCGGTGGAGACCTCCGGCCTGATCGGCGGCATCCGCGAGCCGTTCGTCAAGGACATCAAGGAGCTGCGCAAGGTCGCCGGCACCCTCGACCGCAACCGCGCCGAGATCGACCGCGCGACCCAGATCCTGCCCATCAAGCTGCGCAAGATCGGACGGACCGCGATCTACGGCTCCTGGTTCAACTTCTACCTGTGCAACTTCGAGGCGACCGTCCGGCTGCCCAAGCCGGTCGGCACGGTGAGCCTGCTCGACTACTCCGTCGGCACGGGGAGGTGTGACCTGCCATGA
- a CDS encoding MCE family protein, translated as MSVPFRDRNPVIIGAVSIAVIAALLLAAFRADSLPLIGGGDTYYAEFTESGGLKANDEVRVAGVRVGKVKSVELDGDKVVAELLITEDVDLGERTGAEIKIRTLLGALYVALVPRGEGELTAGATIPTDRTTPPYDVVDAFEGLAETSEAIDTEQLAGALDTLAELTDNTPEEFREALDGVSRLSANIAARDEQLATLLQNTRNVTGVLADRNQDIVTLMRDGDVLFQALVARRQSISNLLRSTARLSQELTALVRQSRADLKPALQHLDNVVDVLNRNQANLDNSLRLMAPFYRVFANTLGTGPWFDTYIQNLLYPIPDFSDGIPELPGILNGIGGRRDQ; from the coding sequence ATGAGCGTCCCGTTCCGTGACCGCAACCCCGTCATCATCGGCGCCGTGAGCATCGCGGTCATCGCCGCGCTGCTGCTGGCCGCCTTCCGCGCCGACAGCCTGCCGCTGATCGGGGGCGGCGACACCTACTACGCCGAGTTCACCGAGAGCGGCGGACTGAAGGCCAACGACGAGGTACGCGTCGCCGGCGTCCGGGTCGGCAAGGTCAAGTCGGTCGAGCTCGACGGCGACAAGGTCGTCGCCGAGCTGCTCATCACCGAGGACGTCGATCTCGGGGAGCGCACCGGCGCCGAGATCAAGATCCGCACCCTGCTGGGTGCGCTCTACGTCGCGCTGGTGCCACGGGGCGAGGGCGAGCTCACCGCCGGTGCCACCATCCCGACCGACCGCACGACTCCGCCGTACGACGTGGTGGACGCCTTCGAGGGACTGGCCGAGACCTCCGAGGCCATCGACACCGAGCAGCTCGCCGGCGCCCTCGACACGCTCGCCGAGCTCACCGACAACACCCCGGAGGAGTTCCGCGAGGCGCTCGACGGCGTCTCCCGCCTGTCGGCCAACATCGCGGCCCGCGACGAGCAGCTCGCCACGCTGTTGCAGAACACCCGCAACGTCACCGGCGTGCTCGCGGACCGCAACCAGGACATCGTCACGCTGATGCGCGACGGAGACGTGCTGTTCCAGGCCCTGGTCGCGCGCCGGCAGTCGATCAGCAACCTGCTGCGCTCGACCGCGCGGCTCTCCCAGGAGCTCACCGCCCTGGTCCGGCAGAGTCGCGCGGACCTCAAGCCGGCGCTGCAGCACCTCGACAACGTCGTCGACGTGCTCAACCGCAACCAGGCGAACCTCGACAACTCACTGCGACTGATGGCGCCGTTCTACCGCGTCTTCGCCAACACGCTCGGCACCGGGCCGTGGTTCGACACCTACATCCAGAACCTCCTCTACCCGATCCCGGACTTCTCCGACGGCATCCCGGAGCTGCCGGGCATCCTCAACGGCATCGGCGGAAGGAGGGACCAGTGA
- a CDS encoding MCE family protein: MSQSSTGATAASTVTRLLSVGVVLALVVAAALTLFGNGDRTYVTASFPRTVSLYEGSDVRILGVPVGQVEKVTPKGTQVEVRLWVDGKHPVPADAQAVIVTPAIVGDRYVQLTPAYTGGEKLVDGARLDATRTAVPLELDEIYQSIDDLTVALGPEGANADGALSRLLDATARNFGGQGKQFNETIRNLGQLTGTLDDNKDALFGTVDELGEFVGVLAENDDTVRAFNQSLAGAADLLEGEREDLATALDNLGVALGEVGTFVRENRGVLRENITGLKRLSRILVKQRDALTEVLDVAPLALNNLFHTYNPATGTLDTRANITEALGQIQAGPGAFLCGLLLQLPGGKQGCDLLKGLLPAGSANRPAPGAGEEPRPPVDVERVDRTLGGLLGGDR, translated from the coding sequence GTGAGCCAGTCGTCCACCGGCGCCACCGCCGCGTCCACCGTCACCCGCCTGCTCTCGGTCGGGGTGGTGCTCGCCCTCGTCGTCGCCGCCGCCCTCACGCTGTTCGGCAACGGCGACCGCACCTACGTCACCGCGTCCTTCCCCCGGACCGTGTCGCTCTACGAAGGCTCCGACGTGCGCATCCTCGGCGTCCCGGTCGGCCAGGTCGAGAAGGTCACGCCGAAGGGCACCCAGGTCGAGGTGCGGCTGTGGGTCGACGGCAAGCACCCTGTCCCCGCCGACGCGCAGGCCGTCATCGTGACCCCGGCGATCGTCGGGGACCGCTACGTCCAGCTCACCCCGGCCTACACCGGCGGGGAGAAGCTGGTCGACGGCGCCCGCCTCGACGCGACGCGGACGGCGGTCCCCCTCGAGCTCGACGAGATCTACCAGAGCATCGACGACCTGACCGTCGCCCTCGGACCCGAGGGCGCCAACGCCGACGGGGCGCTGAGCCGGCTGCTCGACGCGACCGCGCGCAACTTCGGCGGGCAGGGCAAGCAGTTCAACGAGACGATCCGCAACCTCGGTCAGCTGACCGGCACGCTCGATGACAACAAGGACGCGCTCTTCGGCACCGTCGACGAGCTCGGCGAGTTCGTGGGCGTGCTGGCCGAGAACGACGACACCGTCCGGGCGTTCAACCAGAGCCTGGCCGGCGCAGCCGACCTGCTCGAGGGGGAGCGTGAGGACCTGGCCACCGCGCTCGACAACCTCGGCGTCGCCCTCGGCGAGGTCGGCACCTTCGTGCGGGAGAACCGCGGCGTCCTGCGCGAGAACATCACCGGCCTCAAGCGCCTGAGCCGCATCCTGGTCAAGCAGCGCGACGCCCTCACCGAGGTCCTCGACGTCGCTCCGTTGGCGCTCAACAACCTCTTCCACACCTACAACCCCGCAACCGGCACGCTCGACACCCGGGCCAACATCACCGAGGCGCTGGGCCAGATCCAGGCCGGCCCGGGTGCGTTCCTGTGCGGGCTGCTGCTCCAGCTGCCCGGCGGCAAGCAGGGCTGTGACCTGCTCAAGGGCCTGCTTCCGGCCGGGTCGGCCAACCGGCCTGCCCCCGGCGCCGGCGAAGAGCCGCGACCGCCGGTCGACGTCGAGCGCGTCGACCGCACCCTCGGCGGACTCCTGGGAGGGGACCGATGA
- a CDS encoding MCE family protein, whose product MTRLRRTRLVGVLAAAVTVLTSCSFTPYDIPLPGGADLGDDPITVTVQLRDAMDLVPQSVVKVDDVNVGRVDEVELDDYTARVTVRLRKDVELPDNAMAEIRQTSLLGEKFVSLRAPATGASEGRLDDGDVIPLERTGRNPEVEEVFGAMSLVLNGGGIAQLRTISQEINSALEGREGTVKSVLSRIDTFMTRLDAGRGEIVEAIERLNDLAIVANEQRGSIELALDELPDAVASIDRQRDDLVKVLGALDELSAASVEVIRTSKQGTVDSLRALDPVLTKLAEAGQALPDSLSTLWTYPFVDEVIGRNPTAARNLHIGDYTNLAVQMDVDLANGLPTLPGLPPIPQLGGLPVVGDLLGGGGAKDGGNASPFNAIQRCLLSGDADSALCESLKPKQLKQLCAAFPRSPLTTALCPGQGAGGTNGGAAGGAGGGATGGGGLLGNIPLLGDLLGGRGGQVDGEQRSCLLPGILCRPAPGGTAAGDGSATRSSGAAALTGLLTQGLPATEEGAR is encoded by the coding sequence ATGACCCGCCTGCGCCGTACCCGGCTCGTCGGCGTCCTCGCCGCCGCCGTGACCGTGCTGACCTCGTGCAGCTTCACGCCGTACGACATCCCGCTGCCCGGCGGGGCCGACCTCGGGGACGACCCGATCACGGTCACCGTCCAGCTGCGCGACGCGATGGACCTGGTGCCGCAGTCGGTCGTCAAGGTCGACGACGTCAACGTCGGCCGGGTCGACGAGGTGGAGCTCGACGACTACACGGCCCGGGTGACCGTGCGGCTGCGCAAGGACGTCGAGCTGCCCGACAACGCCATGGCCGAGATCCGCCAGACCAGCCTGCTCGGCGAGAAGTTCGTCTCCCTGCGGGCGCCGGCGACCGGCGCGAGCGAGGGCCGCCTCGACGACGGGGACGTCATCCCCCTCGAGCGCACGGGGCGCAACCCCGAGGTCGAGGAGGTCTTCGGGGCCATGTCGCTCGTGCTCAACGGCGGCGGCATCGCCCAGCTGCGCACCATCTCCCAGGAGATCAACAGCGCGCTGGAGGGTCGCGAGGGCACCGTGAAGTCGGTGCTGTCGCGCATCGACACCTTCATGACGCGCCTCGACGCGGGCCGCGGCGAGATCGTCGAGGCGATCGAGCGGCTCAACGACCTGGCGATCGTCGCCAACGAGCAGCGCGGCTCGATCGAGCTCGCCCTCGACGAGCTGCCCGACGCCGTTGCGTCGATCGACCGCCAGCGCGACGACCTGGTGAAGGTCCTCGGCGCGCTCGACGAGCTGAGCGCCGCGAGTGTCGAGGTCATCCGCACCTCCAAGCAGGGCACGGTCGACTCGCTACGGGCCCTCGACCCGGTCCTGACCAAGCTCGCCGAGGCCGGACAGGCGCTGCCCGACTCGCTCTCGACCCTGTGGACCTACCCGTTCGTCGACGAGGTGATCGGCCGCAACCCCACCGCGGCGCGCAACCTGCACATCGGTGACTACACCAACCTCGCCGTGCAGATGGACGTCGACCTGGCCAACGGGCTGCCGACCCTCCCCGGGCTGCCGCCGATCCCGCAGCTGGGGGGTCTGCCCGTGGTGGGCGACCTCCTGGGCGGGGGCGGCGCCAAGGATGGTGGCAACGCGTCGCCGTTCAACGCGATCCAGCGCTGCCTGCTCAGCGGCGACGCCGACAGCGCCCTGTGCGAGTCGCTGAAGCCCAAGCAGCTCAAGCAGCTGTGCGCCGCGTTCCCCCGCAGCCCCCTCACCACCGCGCTGTGCCCGGGGCAGGGTGCGGGCGGGACGAACGGTGGTGCCGCAGGCGGCGCCGGCGGTGGCGCGACCGGCGGTGGCGGCCTGCTCGGCAACATCCCGCTGCTGGGTGACCTGCTCGGCGGTCGTGGCGGTCAGGTCGATGGCGAGCAGCGTTCCTGCCTGCTGCCGGGCATCCTGTGCCGCCCTGCGCCCGGCGGGACCGCGGCTGGTGACGGGAGTGCGACCCGCAGCAGCGGCGCCGCCGCCCTGACCGGACTGCTCACCCAGGGACTCCCCGCGACCGAGGAGGGTGCGCGATGA